One window of the Mycobacterium xenopi genome contains the following:
- a CDS encoding Mu transposase domain-containing protein, with translation MPIYAEAKVHRDYHIQVDRALYSIPEHLRGQTVSVRADGELVKAFHGGKLVKTHPRQPAGGRCTDPADLPADKTGYAMRDLTRLIATAAATGLISASTPNVCSITSCRGHACARCTGCWGWSNATARPR, from the coding sequence GTGCCGATCTACGCTGAAGCCAAGGTGCACCGCGACTACCACATTCAAGTCGATCGGGCATTGTATTCAATCCCCGAACACCTTCGCGGGCAGACCGTTTCGGTGCGCGCCGACGGCGAGTTGGTCAAGGCGTTCCACGGCGGAAAGCTGGTCAAGACTCATCCCCGCCAGCCCGCCGGCGGACGTTGCACCGACCCGGCTGATCTGCCCGCTGACAAGACCGGCTACGCGATGCGGGACCTGACCCGGCTGATCGCCACCGCGGCCGCCACGGGGCTGATATCGGCATCTACGCCGAACGTCTGCTCGATCACCAGCTGCCGTGGACACGCATGCGCCAGGTGTACCGGTTGTTGGGGCTGGTCAAACGCTACGGCGCGGCCCCGGTGA
- the pks13 gene encoding polyketide synthase Pks13 (Pks13 is a key enzyme in mycolic acid biosynthesis.), which yields MADTETDIRETPAAETPAARTDMTVAEMRRWLREWVAKATGQSPDAIDESTPMVELGLSSRDAVAMAADIEDRTGVTLSATVAFQHPTIESLATYIVEGEPVAVDEADDEDWSRPGPGDRADIAVVGLATRFPGDMNTPEETWQALLEGRDAITDPPEGRWSEFLDEPRIAERVAKARTRGGYLKDIKGFDSEFFALSKTEADNIDPQQRMALELTWEALENARIPASSLRGEAVGVFIGVSVNDYSFLAMSDPTVTHPYAITGTAHSIVANRVSYFYDFRGPSVAVDTACSSSLVAAHQAVQALRSGECDVAVAGGVNALITPVITVGFDEVGGVLAPDGRIKSFSNDADGYTRSEGAGMVVLKRVEDARRDGDQILAVIAGSAVNHDGRSSGLLIPNPDAQADVLRRAYKDAGINPRTVDYIEAHGTGTILGDPIEAEALGRVVGKGRPADKPALLGAVKTNIGHLESAAGVASLAKVVLALAHDKLPPSINYAGPNPHIDFDAVHLKVLDTIGDWPRYSGYAIAGVSSFGFGGTNAHMVLREVLPRDVVERDEPESEAEVAQPNGQAETQTPAGRFDEFGGFIEEHPAGFDEPALPGLTDEAKRLKEIALQELQDAGPVTPLVPLAISAFLTSRKKAAAAELADWMESPEGQASSLESIGRALSRRNHGRSRAVVLARTHEEAIKGLRAVAEGKQAPNVYSADGPVTSGPVWVLAGFGAQHRKMAKNLYLRNPVFAEWIDKVDAYVQFERGYSIVEMILDDSVDYGIETTQVTIFAIQVALGELLKHHGARPAAVVGQSLGEAAAAYFAGGLSLADATRAICSRSHLMGEGEAMLFGEYIRLMALVEYSADEIKTVFSDFPDLEVCVYAAPGQTVIGGPPAQVDAIIERCEKEGKFARKFQTKGASHTSQMDPLLGELSAELQGIEPHPITIGYFSTVHEGRYIKPGETIHDVEYWKKGLRHSVYFTHGIRNAVDNGHTTFVELAPNPVALMQVGLTTAAAGLPDAQLIPTLARKQDEVDSMTQAMAQLYVHGHDLDMRTLFTRAQGPEDYANIPPTRFKRKEHWLDAHFSGDGSVIMPGTHVVLPDGRHVWEYAPRGETDLAALVKAAAAQVLPDVQLVAAEQRAVPGAGARLVTTLTRHPGGASVQVHARIDESFTLVYDALVSRSGQAAVLPTAVGAGSAIASTVTAPAAPVEEEPEAETLQDSLTLRNMPAGFTKWSPDSGETIHDRLATIVSAAMGYEPEDLPWEVPLIELGLDSLMAVRIKNRVEYDFDLPPIQLQAVRDANLYNVEKLIEYAVEHRDEVQQLHEYQKTKSAEEIAAEQARLLSGATQAAAPAPASQAEPTTEAAVPPPPPADQPAGPVKADVSTLNQQAVAEVLGSDVPPRDAAERVTFATWAIVTGKSPGGIFNPLPELDDDTAAKMAQRLAERADGPITAEDVKTAETIEALAEKVREHLEAGQVDGFVRTLRARPEGSSRVPVFVFHPAGGSTVVYEPLLNRLPADTPMYGFERVEGSIEERAMRYVPRLVQMQGDGPFVLAGWSLGGALAYACAVGLKRLGCDVPFVGLIDTVRPGEEIPQTKEEIRKRWDRYARFAERNFNVTIPEIPYEQLEQLDDEGQVRFVLDAVKASGVQIPGGIIEHQRTSYLDNRALDTVQIQPYDGHVTLYMADRYHDDAIMFEPRYAVRQPDGGWGEYVSDLEIVHIGGEHIQAIDEPYIAKVGVHMTEVLNRIEAEQKARK from the coding sequence ATGGCCGACACCGAAACTGATATCCGCGAGACCCCTGCAGCCGAAACCCCTGCTGCGCGAACCGATATGACGGTCGCCGAGATGCGGCGGTGGCTGCGCGAGTGGGTGGCCAAAGCCACCGGCCAGTCACCCGACGCCATCGACGAATCCACCCCGATGGTCGAACTGGGCCTCTCGTCGCGCGACGCCGTGGCGATGGCCGCCGACATCGAAGACCGCACCGGGGTCACCTTGTCGGCGACGGTGGCGTTCCAGCACCCGACCATCGAGTCGCTGGCCACCTACATCGTCGAGGGCGAACCCGTCGCGGTCGACGAAGCCGACGACGAGGACTGGTCACGGCCGGGGCCTGGCGACCGGGCCGACATCGCGGTGGTGGGCCTGGCCACCCGTTTCCCCGGCGACATGAACACCCCGGAGGAGACCTGGCAGGCGCTGCTGGAAGGCCGCGACGCGATCACCGACCCGCCCGAAGGCCGTTGGTCGGAGTTCCTCGACGAGCCGCGCATCGCCGAGCGGGTCGCCAAGGCCCGCACCCGCGGCGGCTATCTCAAGGACATCAAGGGGTTTGACTCGGAGTTCTTCGCCCTGTCGAAGACCGAGGCCGACAACATCGACCCGCAGCAGCGGATGGCGTTGGAGCTGACGTGGGAAGCGCTGGAGAACGCCCGCATTCCGGCGTCGAGTCTGCGCGGCGAGGCGGTCGGGGTGTTCATCGGGGTATCGGTGAACGACTACAGCTTCCTGGCCATGTCGGACCCGACGGTCACGCATCCGTATGCGATCACCGGTACCGCGCACTCGATCGTCGCCAACCGGGTCTCGTACTTCTACGACTTTCGCGGACCCTCGGTCGCGGTGGACACCGCGTGCTCGAGTTCGTTGGTCGCCGCCCACCAGGCGGTGCAGGCGCTGCGCAGCGGCGAATGCGACGTGGCCGTGGCCGGCGGGGTGAACGCGCTGATCACCCCGGTAATCACGGTCGGGTTCGACGAGGTCGGCGGGGTGCTGGCGCCCGATGGGCGGATCAAGTCGTTCTCGAACGACGCCGACGGCTACACCCGCTCGGAGGGCGCCGGGATGGTGGTGCTCAAGCGGGTCGAGGATGCGCGCCGCGACGGCGACCAGATTCTCGCGGTGATCGCCGGCAGCGCGGTCAACCACGATGGGCGCTCGTCCGGGCTGCTGATCCCCAACCCTGACGCGCAGGCCGACGTGCTGCGCCGGGCTTACAAGGACGCTGGCATCAACCCGCGCACGGTCGATTACATCGAGGCGCACGGCACCGGCACCATCCTCGGCGACCCGATCGAGGCCGAGGCGTTGGGCCGCGTGGTCGGCAAGGGCCGTCCCGCCGACAAGCCGGCGCTGTTGGGCGCGGTGAAAACCAATATCGGGCACCTGGAATCGGCGGCCGGGGTGGCCAGCCTGGCCAAGGTGGTGCTCGCGCTGGCCCACGACAAGCTGCCACCGTCGATCAACTATGCCGGGCCCAACCCGCACATCGACTTCGACGCGGTGCATTTGAAGGTTTTGGATACGATCGGCGACTGGCCGCGCTACAGCGGCTATGCGATAGCCGGGGTGTCCAGCTTCGGGTTCGGCGGCACCAACGCGCACATGGTGTTGCGCGAGGTGCTGCCCCGCGACGTGGTCGAGCGGGATGAGCCCGAGTCCGAAGCCGAAGTGGCGCAGCCTAATGGGCAGGCGGAGACGCAGACCCCGGCGGGCCGCTTCGACGAGTTCGGCGGGTTCATCGAGGAGCACCCCGCCGGATTCGACGAACCCGCGCTGCCTGGGCTGACTGACGAGGCCAAGCGGCTCAAAGAAATCGCGCTGCAAGAGCTTCAGGACGCTGGACCGGTGACTCCTCTTGTGCCGCTGGCGATTTCGGCGTTTTTGACGTCCCGTAAGAAGGCCGCCGCTGCGGAACTGGCCGACTGGATGGAAAGCCCTGAGGGGCAGGCGTCGTCGTTGGAGTCGATCGGGCGCGCGCTGTCGCGGCGCAACCACGGGCGCTCGCGCGCAGTGGTGCTGGCCCGCACCCACGAGGAGGCGATCAAGGGTCTGCGGGCGGTCGCCGAGGGCAAGCAGGCCCCGAACGTGTACAGCGCCGACGGGCCGGTCACCAGCGGCCCGGTGTGGGTGCTGGCCGGGTTCGGCGCCCAGCACCGCAAGATGGCCAAGAACCTCTACCTGCGCAACCCGGTATTCGCCGAGTGGATCGACAAAGTCGACGCCTATGTGCAATTCGAGCGCGGCTATTCGATCGTCGAGATGATTCTCGACGACTCTGTCGATTACGGCATCGAGACCACCCAGGTCACCATCTTCGCGATCCAGGTCGCGTTGGGTGAGCTGCTCAAGCACCACGGCGCGCGTCCCGCCGCGGTGGTGGGCCAGTCGCTCGGTGAGGCGGCCGCTGCCTATTTCGCCGGCGGGCTGTCGCTGGCCGATGCCACCCGCGCAATCTGCTCGCGCTCGCATCTGATGGGCGAGGGCGAGGCGATGCTGTTCGGCGAGTACATCCGGCTGATGGCGCTGGTCGAATACTCCGCCGACGAGATAAAGACGGTGTTCTCCGACTTTCCCGACCTGGAGGTGTGCGTCTACGCCGCGCCGGGGCAAACCGTGATCGGCGGACCGCCCGCGCAGGTCGACGCGATCATCGAACGCTGTGAAAAAGAGGGCAAGTTCGCCCGCAAGTTCCAAACCAAGGGCGCCAGCCACACCTCGCAGATGGATCCGCTGCTCGGCGAGCTGTCCGCCGAATTGCAAGGCATCGAGCCGCATCCCATCACGATCGGATACTTCTCGACTGTGCACGAGGGCCGCTACATCAAGCCCGGTGAGACCATCCACGACGTCGAGTACTGGAAGAAGGGCCTGCGGCATTCGGTCTACTTCACCCACGGCATCCGCAACGCGGTCGACAACGGGCACACCACGTTTGTGGAGCTCGCACCCAACCCGGTCGCGCTGATGCAGGTGGGTCTCACGACGGCGGCGGCGGGTTTGCCTGATGCGCAACTGATCCCGACGCTGGCCCGTAAGCAGGACGAGGTCGACTCGATGACGCAGGCGATGGCCCAGCTCTACGTGCACGGCCACGATCTGGACATGCGCACCCTGTTCACCCGCGCGCAGGGCCCGGAGGACTATGCCAACATTCCGCCGACCCGGTTCAAGCGCAAAGAGCATTGGCTCGACGCCCACTTCTCCGGCGACGGCTCGGTGATCATGCCCGGCACCCATGTGGTGCTGCCCGACGGCCGCCACGTCTGGGAGTACGCGCCGCGCGGTGAGACCGATTTGGCAGCGTTGGTGAAAGCTGCTGCGGCGCAAGTGCTTCCGGATGTCCAACTGGTGGCCGCCGAGCAGCGGGCGGTGCCCGGTGCGGGCGCACGGTTGGTGACGACGCTGACCCGCCACCCTGGTGGCGCGTCGGTGCAGGTGCATGCCCGTATCGACGAATCGTTCACCCTGGTCTACGACGCCCTAGTGAGCCGTAGCGGCCAAGCGGCGGTGTTGCCGACCGCGGTGGGTGCCGGCTCGGCCATCGCGTCGACGGTGACTGCGCCGGCGGCCCCTGTGGAGGAAGAGCCCGAGGCCGAAACCCTGCAGGACAGCCTCACGTTGCGCAACATGCCGGCCGGCTTCACCAAGTGGTCACCGGATTCCGGTGAGACGATTCATGACCGGCTGGCCACGATCGTGTCGGCGGCGATGGGCTACGAGCCCGAGGACCTGCCGTGGGAGGTGCCGCTGATCGAGCTGGGTTTGGACTCGCTGATGGCGGTGCGGATCAAGAACCGGGTCGAGTACGACTTCGATTTGCCGCCAATCCAATTGCAGGCTGTCCGCGACGCGAACCTCTATAACGTCGAGAAGCTGATCGAGTATGCGGTCGAGCACCGTGACGAGGTGCAGCAGCTGCACGAGTACCAGAAGACCAAGAGCGCCGAAGAAATCGCCGCCGAGCAGGCGCGGCTGCTCAGCGGCGCCACCCAGGCCGCCGCGCCGGCACCGGCTAGCCAGGCTGAGCCGACGACAGAGGCCGCAGTGCCGCCACCGCCCCCGGCGGATCAGCCCGCGGGGCCGGTGAAGGCGGACGTCTCAACGCTCAACCAGCAGGCGGTCGCCGAGGTGCTCGGCTCCGATGTGCCGCCGCGTGATGCGGCCGAGCGGGTGACGTTCGCGACGTGGGCGATCGTCACCGGCAAGTCGCCGGGCGGCATCTTCAACCCGCTGCCCGAGCTCGACGACGACACCGCCGCCAAGATGGCGCAGCGCCTCGCCGAACGCGCCGACGGGCCGATCACCGCCGAGGACGTCAAAACCGCCGAGACCATCGAGGCGTTGGCCGAGAAGGTGCGCGAGCATTTGGAGGCCGGGCAGGTCGACGGGTTCGTCCGCACGTTGCGGGCACGTCCGGAGGGCTCGAGCAGGGTCCCGGTGTTCGTGTTCCACCCGGCCGGCGGGTCGACGGTGGTGTACGAGCCGCTGCTCAACCGGCTGCCGGCGGACACACCGATGTACGGCTTCGAGCGGGTCGAGGGCTCGATCGAGGAACGCGCGATGCGCTACGTGCCGCGGCTGGTGCAGATGCAGGGCGACGGGCCGTTCGTGTTGGCGGGCTGGTCGCTGGGCGGGGCGCTGGCCTACGCGTGCGCGGTCGGGCTGAAGCGCCTCGGTTGCGACGTGCCGTTCGTCGGGCTGATCGACACCGTGCGGCCCGGTGAGGAGATTCCGCAGACCAAGGAGGAGATCCGCAAGCGCTGGGACCGCTACGCCCGCTTCGCCGAACGGAACTTCAACGTCACCATCCCCGAGATTCCGTACGAGCAGCTTGAGCAGCTCGACGACGAGGGTCAGGTGCGCTTCGTGCTCGATGCGGTCAAGGCCAGCGGCGTGCAGATCCCGGGCGGGATCATCGAACACCAGCGTACGTCGTACCTGGACAACCGGGCCCTGGACACCGTGCAGATCCAGCCGTACGACGGCCACGTCACGCTGTACATGGCCGACCGCTACCACGATGACGCGATCATGTTCGAGCCGCGGTACGCCGTTCGCCAGCCCGACGGCGGCTGGGGCGAGTACGTGTCCGATCTGGAGATCGTGCACATCGGCGGCGAGCACATCCAAGCCATCGACGAGCCGTACATCGCGAAGGTAGGGGTACACATGACCGAGGTGCTCAACAGGATCGAAGCCGAACAGAAGGCGCGCAAGTGA
- a CDS encoding GDSL-type esterase/lipase family protein, producing the protein MPLWAAVIDDIRAKAPAARIILVGYLTYIRPGGCFPVQPAVSKDADYFQAKVDELDDRQKQLAAEKHIDFFDTRPLSVGHDMCAPISQRYVEGFDPANPAAPLHPNARGATAIGNALADYIG; encoded by the coding sequence GTGCCGTTGTGGGCGGCGGTGATCGACGACATCCGCGCCAAAGCACCGGCCGCGCGGATCATCTTGGTGGGCTACCTGACGTATATCCGGCCTGGTGGTTGCTTTCCGGTCCAGCCGGCGGTGTCCAAGGACGCCGACTACTTTCAGGCGAAGGTCGACGAACTCGACGACCGGCAAAAGCAGTTGGCCGCAGAGAAGCACATCGACTTCTTCGACACCAGGCCGCTGTCGGTGGGCCACGACATGTGCGCGCCGATCAGTCAGCGCTACGTGGAAGGCTTCGATCCCGCGAATCCCGCTGCGCCGCTTCACCCCAACGCTAGGGGCGCCACCGCTATCGGTAACGCGCTCGCCGACTACATCGGCTAG
- the istB gene encoding IS21-like element helper ATPase IstB gives MATKPVVTDPISTDLKRVMRQLKLGRMLDTLPERLTLAHQRHLSHAAFLELILADEATRRDNSSAARRAREAGLDATMRLDSWDDSAAVSYDRTLWTDLTSLRFLDGPHGALLLGPVGVGKTHLATTLGHIAVRRRIPTLMLRADAMFKRLKASRLDNSTEAEMRRLAQVRLLIIDDFALQPMDATATADFYELVVARHQRGSTVLTSNRSPDEWLAVMTDPLLAQSAVDRVTSTAHELIIEGQSYRRRQKPSVDTRPNDRRSSPVSQTGGP, from the coding sequence ATGGCGACCAAACCTGTTGTCACCGACCCGATCTCGACTGACCTCAAGCGAGTGATGCGCCAACTCAAACTTGGGCGGATGCTCGACACCCTGCCCGAGCGGCTCACCTTGGCTCACCAGCGGCACCTGTCACACGCGGCTTTTTTGGAGCTGATCCTCGCCGATGAGGCCACCCGCCGCGACAACAGCTCAGCCGCCCGCCGCGCCCGCGAGGCCGGCCTGGATGCGACCATGCGCCTGGATTCCTGGGACGATTCGGCCGCCGTCAGCTACGACCGCACCCTGTGGACCGACTTGACCAGCCTGCGGTTTCTCGACGGCCCCCACGGCGCTCTGCTGCTGGGACCGGTCGGGGTAGGCAAAACGCATCTGGCCACCACACTCGGACACATCGCCGTGCGGCGACGCATCCCCACCCTGATGTTGCGTGCTGATGCAATGTTCAAGCGGCTCAAAGCATCCCGACTCGACAACAGCACCGAAGCCGAGATGCGCCGCCTGGCTCAAGTCCGGCTGCTGATCATCGACGACTTCGCCCTGCAGCCGATGGACGCTACCGCGACCGCCGACTTCTACGAGCTTGTCGTGGCCCGCCACCAGCGAGGCTCCACCGTGCTGACCTCCAACCGCAGCCCTGACGAATGGCTGGCCGTCATGACCGACCCCCTGCTGGCCCAATCCGCTGTCGACAGGGTCACCTCAACAGCGCATGAACTCATCATCGAAGGACAGTCCTACCGGCGCCGCCAAAAGCCCTCAGTTGACACCAGGCCGAACGACCGCCGATCATCGCCAGTGAGCCAAACAGGTGGTCCCTAG
- a CDS encoding acyl-CoA carboxylase subunit beta → MSTKTTAELLAELHEKLELAKEPGGEKAAAKRDKKGIPSARARIHALLDPGSFLEIGALCRTPGDPNALYGDGVVTGHGTINGRPVGVFSHDQTVFGGTVGEMFGRKVAHLMEWCAKVACPIIGINDSGGARIQDAVTSLAWYAELGARHERLTGLVPQISLIFGKCAGGAVYSPIQDDLIVAVRDQGYMFVTGPDVIKEVTGEDVTLDELGGAEAQARYGNIHQVVDSEAAAFQYVREFLSFLPSNCFDDPPIVNPGLEPEITPHDLELDSIVPDSDNAVYDMHEILLRLFDDGDFLDVGAQAGQAIITGFARVDGRPVGVVANQPMVLSGSIDNEASDKAARFIRFCDTMNLPLIFVVDTPGFLPGAEQEKRGIIKRGGRFLYAVVEADVPKVTITVRKSYGGAYAVMGSKQLTADLNFAWPTARIAVIGAEGAAQLLMKRFPDPTTPEAQAIKQSFIENYNLNMATPWIAAERGFIDAVIEPHQTRLLLRKALHLLRDKQVQHVQRKHALIPI, encoded by the coding sequence GTGAGCACGAAGACGACCGCCGAGCTGCTGGCCGAACTGCACGAAAAGCTTGAGCTGGCAAAGGAACCCGGCGGCGAGAAGGCTGCTGCCAAGCGCGACAAGAAGGGCATCCCCAGCGCCCGCGCCCGCATCCACGCCCTACTCGATCCGGGCAGCTTCTTGGAGATCGGGGCATTGTGCCGCACGCCGGGAGATCCCAACGCGTTGTACGGCGACGGTGTGGTCACCGGCCACGGCACCATCAACGGTCGCCCCGTCGGCGTGTTCTCCCACGACCAAACGGTATTCGGCGGCACGGTCGGAGAAATGTTCGGCCGCAAGGTCGCTCACCTGATGGAGTGGTGCGCGAAGGTGGCCTGCCCGATCATCGGCATCAACGACTCCGGCGGCGCCCGCATCCAGGATGCGGTCACCTCGCTGGCTTGGTACGCCGAGCTGGGCGCCCGCCACGAACGGCTCACCGGCCTGGTCCCGCAGATTTCTCTTATCTTCGGTAAATGCGCTGGGGGAGCGGTATATTCGCCGATCCAGGACGATCTCATAGTTGCGGTGCGGGACCAGGGCTACATGTTCGTCACCGGCCCTGACGTGATCAAGGAAGTCACCGGCGAGGACGTCACCCTCGACGAGCTCGGCGGCGCCGAGGCGCAGGCCCGCTACGGCAACATCCACCAGGTCGTCGACTCGGAAGCCGCAGCGTTTCAATACGTGCGCGAGTTCCTGTCGTTCCTGCCGTCGAACTGCTTCGACGACCCGCCGATCGTCAATCCCGGTCTGGAGCCGGAGATCACGCCGCACGACCTCGAGTTGGATTCGATCGTGCCGGACAGCGACAACGCGGTCTACGACATGCACGAGATCCTGCTGCGGCTCTTCGACGACGGGGATTTCCTCGACGTCGGCGCGCAGGCCGGGCAAGCCATCATCACCGGGTTCGCCCGCGTCGACGGGCGACCGGTCGGCGTGGTCGCCAACCAGCCGATGGTGTTGTCCGGGTCGATCGACAACGAAGCCTCCGACAAGGCGGCGCGGTTCATCCGATTTTGCGACACCATGAACCTGCCGCTGATCTTCGTGGTCGACACCCCGGGGTTCCTGCCCGGCGCCGAGCAAGAGAAGCGCGGAATCATCAAGCGCGGCGGCCGATTCCTGTATGCGGTCGTCGAGGCCGACGTGCCGAAGGTGACGATCACCGTGCGCAAGTCCTACGGCGGGGCGTACGCGGTGATGGGGTCCAAGCAGCTGACTGCAGACTTGAACTTCGCGTGGCCGACGGCGCGGATCGCGGTGATCGGCGCCGAGGGCGCGGCGCAGCTGCTGATGAAACGCTTTCCCGACCCGACTACCCCTGAGGCGCAGGCGATCAAGCAGAGTTTCATCGAGAACTACAACCTCAACATGGCCACGCCATGGATCGCTGCCGAGCGGGGGTTCATCGACGCGGTCATCGAGCCACATCAGACTCGGCTGCTGCTGCGCAAAGCGCTACACCTGTTGCGGGACAAGCAAGTTCAGCACGTTCAGCGCAAGCACGCGCTGATCCCGATTTAG